In Kitasatospora sp. NBC_00240, the following are encoded in one genomic region:
- a CDS encoding Rieske (2Fe-2S) protein: protein MSRPTPEERALVDRISADSLTTRRDYLRIVATVSGGLAVGSTLVSAGVLHRHGDGAAAPLKVADRLPPGAAVTFDYPGEDDRAMAVRLTDGTLVGWSTVCTHLACGVLRREDHPEREGLYCPCHEGVFDVRTGEVTSGPPPRPLPKVLMVEDEQGAIWAIGTARSGESEEAGLCRGLRGRNPALAERAGCGGQP, encoded by the coding sequence ATGAGCAGGCCGACCCCCGAGGAGCGGGCCCTGGTCGACCGGATCAGTGCCGACTCCCTCACCACCCGCCGGGACTACCTGCGGATCGTCGCCACCGTCTCCGGCGGCCTCGCCGTCGGCTCGACCCTGGTCTCGGCCGGCGTCCTGCACCGGCACGGCGACGGCGCCGCCGCCCCGCTGAAGGTCGCCGACCGGCTGCCCCCGGGCGCGGCCGTCACCTTCGACTACCCCGGCGAGGACGACCGCGCGATGGCGGTCCGGCTGACCGACGGCACCCTGGTCGGCTGGTCCACCGTCTGCACCCATCTGGCCTGCGGCGTGCTCCGGCGGGAGGACCACCCCGAGCGGGAGGGGCTCTACTGCCCCTGCCACGAAGGCGTGTTCGACGTCCGGACCGGCGAGGTCACCTCCGGACCGCCGCCCCGCCCGCTGCCCAAGGTGCTGATGGTGGAGGACGAACAGGGCGCGATCTGGGCGATCGGCACCGCGCGGTCCGGCGAGAGCGAGGAGGCCGGGCTCTGCCGCGGCCTGCGTGGACGCAACCCGGCCCTGGCCGAACGGGCCGGCTGCGGGGGGCAGCCGTGA
- a CDS encoding molybdopterin oxidoreductase family protein, whose protein sequence is MTDRPVPLDPAVAPPGTRDFRDAGGLPASGWRADQAEQTLVPTHCCFCGVQCGMYLRVNAAGKVFGVEPRNHDINRMRLCPKGINAYQQVNHPDRLTAPLLRRSREEPFREVGWEEALTYTVEEIRRIQREHGVDAFGLLGGASLFSEKTYLVGKFARVALKTRHVDYNGRLCMVSAAGANKLAFGIDRAANPFSDILRTDCLLIAGSNVGECFPVMTQYVWGARDRGAKLIVVDPRETAVARTADVHVALKSGTDSAFFNAVLHVVVQDGLTDEAFLAAHATGWPELKAKVAEYPPERAAAICGVPAEQIVQVARLFGTAGRAMAWHARGIEHHTQGVENCLSVINLCTATGNLGRPGAGYGTITGQGNGQGGREHGQKSDLLPGGRSINDPEHRRQIAGIWGIEEADLPQAGTSMMEMVRQMQRREIRGLIGICNNPFVSLPNYAVVKDGYDKLEFHAQFDFFLSETSANAHVVFPVTTWAEDEGVMANAEARVVKHNKAQEPPGGVRTDTWVMCELARRLGVGDKFAFPGSREVFDELRRASAGTVIDYYGITYERLEQTGGIAWPCPDTSHPGTPRLFEDGRTYHPDGKVHLQVVEWHPPADPYDDEYPMTLTTGRTVAHFLSGNQTRRLGALVEQTPRPWVEIHPSHGFRNGEAVRVVTRRGASVLPALVTEAIRADHVFVPYHWPHPVAANALTNDALDPRSKIPEYKVCAVRIERAERLDPVPAPPMPPGREAYPEAQLARTDPLPPTAPQGRGTAERG, encoded by the coding sequence ATGACCGACCGGCCCGTCCCGCTCGACCCGGCCGTCGCCCCGCCCGGCACCCGCGACTTCCGCGACGCGGGCGGCCTGCCCGCCTCCGGCTGGCGGGCGGACCAGGCCGAGCAGACCCTCGTCCCCACCCACTGCTGCTTCTGCGGCGTCCAGTGCGGGATGTACCTGCGGGTGAACGCCGCGGGGAAGGTCTTCGGCGTGGAGCCCCGCAACCACGACATCAACCGGATGCGGCTCTGCCCCAAGGGCATCAACGCGTACCAGCAGGTCAACCACCCGGACCGGCTGACCGCGCCGCTGCTGCGCCGCTCCCGCGAGGAGCCGTTCCGGGAGGTCGGCTGGGAGGAGGCGCTGACGTACACCGTCGAGGAGATCCGGCGGATCCAGCGCGAGCACGGGGTGGACGCCTTCGGCCTGCTCGGCGGCGCCAGCCTGTTCTCCGAGAAGACGTACCTGGTGGGCAAGTTCGCCCGGGTGGCGCTGAAGACCCGGCACGTGGACTACAACGGGCGACTGTGCATGGTGAGCGCCGCCGGGGCCAACAAACTGGCCTTCGGCATCGACCGCGCGGCCAACCCCTTCTCGGACATCCTGCGGACCGACTGCCTGCTGATCGCCGGCTCCAACGTCGGCGAGTGCTTCCCGGTGATGACCCAGTACGTCTGGGGCGCCCGGGACCGCGGCGCCAAGCTCATCGTGGTGGACCCGCGCGAGACGGCGGTCGCCCGCACCGCCGACGTCCATGTCGCCCTGAAGTCCGGCACCGACTCGGCGTTCTTCAACGCGGTGCTGCACGTGGTCGTCCAGGACGGGCTGACCGACGAGGCGTTCCTGGCCGCCCACGCCACCGGCTGGCCGGAGCTGAAGGCCAAGGTCGCCGAGTACCCGCCCGAGCGGGCCGCGGCGATCTGCGGTGTCCCGGCCGAGCAGATCGTCCAGGTCGCGCGGCTGTTCGGGACGGCCGGGCGGGCGATGGCCTGGCACGCGCGCGGCATCGAGCACCACACCCAGGGCGTGGAGAACTGCCTGTCCGTCATCAACCTCTGCACGGCCACCGGGAACCTGGGCCGGCCCGGGGCCGGCTACGGCACCATCACCGGACAGGGCAACGGGCAGGGCGGCCGCGAGCACGGCCAGAAGTCCGACCTGCTGCCCGGCGGCCGCTCCATCAACGACCCGGAGCACCGCCGGCAGATCGCCGGGATCTGGGGCATCGAGGAGGCCGACCTCCCGCAGGCCGGCACCTCGATGATGGAGATGGTCCGGCAGATGCAGCGCCGCGAGATCCGCGGACTCATCGGCATCTGCAACAACCCCTTCGTCTCGCTGCCCAACTACGCGGTGGTGAAGGACGGGTACGACAAGCTGGAGTTCCACGCCCAGTTCGACTTCTTCCTCTCCGAGACCTCCGCCAACGCCCATGTGGTCTTCCCGGTGACCACCTGGGCCGAGGACGAGGGCGTGATGGCCAACGCCGAGGCCCGGGTGGTCAAGCACAACAAGGCCCAGGAGCCGCCGGGCGGGGTGCGCACCGACACCTGGGTGATGTGCGAGCTGGCCCGCCGGCTGGGCGTCGGCGACAAGTTCGCCTTCCCCGGCTCCCGGGAGGTCTTCGACGAGCTGCGCCGGGCCTCGGCCGGCACCGTGATCGACTACTACGGCATCACCTACGAGCGGCTGGAGCAGACCGGCGGCATCGCCTGGCCCTGCCCGGACACCTCGCACCCCGGCACCCCCCGGCTGTTCGAGGACGGGCGGACGTACCACCCGGACGGCAAGGTGCACCTGCAGGTGGTCGAGTGGCACCCGCCGGCCGACCCGTACGACGACGAGTACCCGATGACGCTGACCACCGGCCGGACCGTCGCGCACTTCCTGTCCGGCAACCAGACCCGGCGGCTCGGCGCGCTGGTCGAGCAGACCCCGCGGCCCTGGGTGGAGATCCACCCCTCGCACGGGTTCCGCAACGGCGAGGCGGTCCGGGTGGTGACCCGGCGCGGCGCGTCCGTGCTGCCGGCCCTGGTCACCGAGGCGATCCGGGCCGACCACGTCTTCGTGCCCTACCACTGGCCCCACCCGGTGGCGGCGAACGCGCTGACCAACGACGCCCTGGACCCGCGCTCCAAGATCCCCGAGTACAAGGTCTGCGCGGTACGGATCGAGCGGGCGGAGCGGCTCGACCCCGTCCCCGCACCGCCGATGCCCCCGGGCCGCGAGGCCTACCCCGAGGCTCAGCTCGCCCGCACCGACCCGCTGCCGCCGACCGCCCCGCAGGGCCGCGGCACCGCCGAGCGGGGCTGA
- a CDS encoding MFS transporter, translating to MTEPADAPAHEHPPDPQPGRPVTVRASLVAGGVTALLLVAIVLGSRGLRDFDSALVPYTVATLFLAFGVAYRYTVCVSAPASRRLFRKGWQAALSWRNLREAPTALPRMIATYLGFQKFLGARSHARWLAHQLMFWGCLLAAAITFPLTWGWFTFTASSAAGPGYEMRLWGFKVLGFDSSGLFGWAMYHGLDLAAVLVIAGAGYFLHRRFRDRGAITGQRFGYDFVPLIALLTVSVTGLLLTFSELALDGGGYEFLSILHMASVVLTLVYLPFGKFFHIVQRPAAVGMQLFKYTARRQAGGQLLACRRCGEPVDTAPYVENLRATMRDLRLGFDGWAEYCPRCKRVLRGTAYLSQVKRGFK from the coding sequence GTGACCGAACCGGCGGACGCCCCGGCGCACGAGCATCCGCCCGACCCGCAGCCCGGCCGGCCGGTGACCGTCCGGGCCTCGCTGGTGGCCGGCGGGGTGACCGCGCTCCTCCTGGTCGCCATCGTGCTGGGCAGCCGGGGCCTGCGGGACTTCGACTCCGCGCTCGTCCCCTACACGGTGGCGACGCTCTTCCTCGCCTTCGGCGTCGCCTACCGGTACACCGTCTGTGTGTCCGCGCCGGCCTCCCGCCGCCTCTTCCGCAAGGGCTGGCAGGCCGCCCTCTCCTGGCGGAACCTGCGCGAGGCGCCGACCGCGCTGCCCCGCATGATCGCCACCTACCTGGGCTTCCAGAAGTTCCTCGGCGCCCGCTCGCACGCCCGCTGGCTGGCCCACCAGCTGATGTTCTGGGGCTGCCTGCTGGCCGCCGCGATCACCTTCCCGCTCACCTGGGGCTGGTTCACCTTCACCGCCTCCAGCGCCGCCGGGCCCGGCTACGAGATGCGGCTCTGGGGCTTCAAGGTGCTGGGCTTCGACTCCTCGGGCCTCTTCGGCTGGGCGATGTACCACGGCCTGGACCTCGCCGCCGTCCTGGTGATCGCCGGCGCCGGATACTTCCTCCACCGGCGCTTCCGCGACCGCGGGGCGATCACCGGCCAGCGCTTCGGCTACGACTTCGTACCGCTGATCGCGCTGCTCACCGTCTCGGTCACCGGACTGCTGCTGACCTTTTCCGAACTGGCCCTGGACGGCGGCGGCTACGAGTTCCTGTCGATCCTGCACATGGCCTCGGTGGTGCTGACCCTGGTGTACCTGCCGTTCGGCAAGTTCTTCCACATCGTGCAGCGCCCGGCCGCCGTCGGGATGCAGCTGTTCAAGTACACCGCCCGCCGGCAGGCCGGCGGGCAGCTGCTCGCCTGCCGCCGCTGCGGCGAGCCGGTCGACACCGCCCCGTACGTGGAGAACCTGCGCGCCACCATGCGGGACCTGCGGCTCGGCTTCGACGGCTGGGCCGAGTACTGCCCGCGCTGCAAGCGGGTGCTGCGCGGCACCGCGTATCTCTCCCAGGTGAAGCGGGGATTCAAATGA
- a CDS encoding ABC transporter ATP-binding protein translates to MTVRDLRVDFAGPRGRAPVPALRGVDLTVRRGETLGIVGESGSGKSVTALAVLGLLPGTADVRGSVRLDGQELVGLPRDALAPIRGRRMAMVFQDPLSAFTPVHRIGDQIVEALRIHRRIDRGAARRRAAELLDLVGIPDPGRALDSFPHEFSGGMRQRAMIAMAVANDPDLLLADEPTTALDVTIQAQVLEVLRTARRETGAALVLVSHDLGVIAGMADRVAVMYAGRVVESAGVDELFARPRHPYTLGLIGAVPRVDARGGPLVPIPGAPAPMAALPVGCPFAERCPLAQDHCRTAEPPLAGADGHLAACVRADELAARRPAPTEIYPMPPVPAAPPAPPRAERAPVLRVTGLTKTFPVLKGSVFRRRTGEVYAVDGVDLDIRAGETLGLVGESGSGKSTTLFELLNLAKPESGRIELLGQDTAGLSRAAAHRLRAELQIVFQDPTAALDPRLPVGDLVAEPLRAQRAPRELVARRVPELLRQVGLEPAHAARYPHQFSGGQLQRVSIARALAVRPRLLVLDEPVSALDVSVQAGVLNLLQRLKADQGPAYLFVSHDLSVVRHLADRVSVMYLGRTVEQGEVSAVFDRPRHPYTRALLSAVPLPDPAAERARERVLLAGDPPSPTERHTGCRFRTRCPVYATLADGRRTACEQRSPALAEAAPGVDHAAACHHPDAR, encoded by the coding sequence CTGACCGTCCGCGACCTGCGGGTCGACTTCGCCGGCCCGCGCGGCCGGGCCCCGGTACCCGCTCTCCGCGGGGTCGACCTCACCGTGCGGCGCGGCGAGACCCTCGGCATCGTCGGCGAGTCCGGCTCGGGCAAGTCGGTCACCGCACTGGCGGTGCTCGGGCTGCTGCCGGGCACCGCGGACGTGCGCGGCTCGGTGCGCCTGGACGGCCAGGAGCTGGTCGGCCTCCCCCGGGACGCCCTGGCCCCGATCCGCGGCCGCCGGATGGCGATGGTCTTCCAGGACCCGCTCTCCGCCTTCACCCCCGTCCACCGGATCGGCGACCAGATCGTCGAGGCGCTGCGGATCCACCGCCGGATCGACCGCGGCGCCGCCCGCCGGCGCGCCGCCGAACTCCTCGACCTGGTCGGCATCCCCGACCCGGGCCGGGCCCTGGACAGCTTCCCGCACGAGTTCTCCGGCGGCATGCGCCAGCGCGCGATGATCGCGATGGCCGTCGCCAACGACCCGGACCTGCTGCTCGCCGACGAACCCACCACCGCCCTCGACGTCACCATCCAGGCCCAGGTGCTGGAGGTGCTGCGCACCGCCCGGCGGGAGACCGGCGCCGCGCTGGTGCTGGTCAGCCACGACCTCGGGGTGATCGCGGGCATGGCCGACCGGGTCGCCGTGATGTACGCGGGACGGGTGGTGGAGAGCGCCGGCGTGGACGAGCTCTTCGCCCGGCCCCGGCATCCGTACACGCTCGGGCTGATCGGCGCCGTCCCCCGGGTGGACGCCCGGGGCGGGCCGCTGGTGCCGATACCCGGCGCCCCGGCCCCGATGGCCGCGCTGCCGGTCGGCTGCCCGTTCGCCGAGCGCTGCCCGCTGGCGCAGGACCACTGCCGCACCGCCGAGCCACCGCTGGCCGGCGCCGACGGCCACCTCGCCGCCTGCGTCCGGGCGGACGAGCTCGCCGCCCGCCGGCCCGCCCCGACCGAGATCTACCCGATGCCGCCGGTGCCCGCCGCGCCGCCCGCCCCGCCCCGGGCGGAGCGCGCCCCGGTGCTGCGGGTCACCGGACTCACCAAGACCTTCCCGGTGCTCAAGGGCAGCGTGTTCCGGCGCCGGACCGGCGAGGTGTACGCCGTCGACGGCGTGGACCTGGACATCCGGGCGGGCGAGACCCTCGGCCTGGTCGGCGAGTCCGGCTCGGGCAAGTCGACCACCCTGTTCGAACTGCTGAACCTGGCGAAACCCGAGTCCGGCCGGATCGAGCTCCTCGGCCAGGACACCGCCGGGCTCAGCCGGGCCGCCGCGCACCGGCTCCGCGCCGAGTTGCAGATCGTCTTCCAGGACCCGACGGCCGCCCTCGACCCCCGGCTGCCGGTCGGCGACCTCGTCGCCGAACCGCTGCGCGCGCAGCGGGCGCCCCGCGAGCTGGTCGCCCGGCGGGTGCCGGAGCTGCTGCGCCAGGTCGGGCTCGAACCGGCGCACGCCGCCCGCTACCCGCACCAGTTCTCCGGCGGGCAGCTCCAGCGCGTCTCGATCGCCCGGGCCCTCGCCGTCCGGCCCCGGCTGCTCGTCCTGGACGAGCCGGTGTCCGCGCTGGACGTCTCCGTCCAGGCGGGTGTGCTCAACCTGCTGCAGCGGCTGAAGGCCGACCAGGGGCCCGCGTACCTGTTCGTCTCGCACGACCTGTCGGTGGTGCGCCACCTCGCCGACCGGGTCAGCGTGATGTACCTCGGGCGGACGGTCGAACAGGGCGAGGTCTCCGCCGTCTTCGACCGCCCGCGCCACCCCTACACCCGCGCCCTGCTCTCCGCCGTCCCGCTGCCGGACCCGGCCGCCGAGCGCGCCCGCGAACGCGTCCTGCTGGCAGGCGACCCGCCCTCGCCCACCGAGCGGCACACCGGCTGCCGGTTCCGCACCCGCTGCCCGGTGTACGCGACGCTGGCCGACGGCCGCCGCACCGCCTGCGAGCAGCGGTCGCCGGCCCTGGCCGAGGCCGCGCCGGGCGTGGACCACGCGGCCGCCTGCCACCACCCGGACGCCCGCTGA
- a CDS encoding ABC transporter permease, whose translation MRYVPESLPALTPAPAAPQHPPGPAGRGRLVLARLLGARWAVAGAVTVLLLFALAFGGPYLTPWDYAAPDYTALRQPPSAEHWFGTNGIGQDVFAQTLRGLQKSLVIGLLVALLSTALASLVGACAGYFGGWTDRLLMFLVDLMLVLPSFLVITIVSPRLKGSGWIAFVALLALFNWMITARVVRSMTISLKSREFVRAARFMGVRPLRIILRHILPNTASFLITDATIAVGGAVMSETALSYFGFGVRAPDVSLGTLLAAGTSEAPVFPWLFYFAAGLLVLFVLAVNLIGDGLRDALDPTSEAGRPARRAGRWARRRPTTPRSNRSSS comes from the coding sequence ATGAGATACGTCCCGGAGAGCCTGCCCGCCCTGACCCCGGCACCCGCCGCGCCGCAGCACCCGCCGGGCCCGGCCGGCCGCGGCCGGCTGGTGCTCGCCCGGCTGCTGGGCGCCCGCTGGGCGGTGGCCGGCGCGGTGACCGTCCTGCTGCTGTTCGCGCTCGCCTTCGGCGGGCCGTACCTGACCCCGTGGGACTACGCCGCGCCGGACTACACCGCGCTGCGGCAACCTCCCTCCGCCGAGCACTGGTTCGGCACCAACGGGATCGGCCAGGACGTCTTCGCGCAGACTTTGCGGGGCCTGCAGAAGTCCCTGGTGATCGGCCTGCTGGTGGCGCTCCTCTCGACCGCGCTGGCCTCCCTGGTCGGCGCCTGCGCCGGGTACTTCGGCGGCTGGACGGACCGGCTGCTGATGTTCCTGGTCGACCTGATGCTGGTACTGCCGAGCTTCCTGGTGATCACCATCGTCTCGCCCCGGCTGAAGGGCTCCGGCTGGATCGCCTTCGTCGCGCTGCTCGCCCTGTTCAACTGGATGATCACGGCGCGGGTGGTCCGCTCGATGACCATCTCGCTGAAGTCCCGCGAATTCGTCCGCGCCGCGCGGTTCATGGGGGTGCGGCCGCTGCGGATCATCCTGCGGCACATCCTGCCGAACACCGCCTCCTTCCTGATCACCGACGCCACGATCGCCGTCGGCGGCGCGGTGATGAGCGAGACGGCCCTGTCCTACTTCGGCTTCGGCGTCCGCGCCCCGGACGTCTCGCTCGGCACCCTGCTCGCCGCCGGGACGTCCGAGGCCCCGGTGTTCCCCTGGCTGTTCTACTTCGCGGCCGGGCTGCTGGTGCTGTTCGTCCTGGCCGTCAACCTGATCGGGGACGGGCTGCGCGACGCGCTGGACCCCACCTCCGAGGCCGGCCGCCCCGCCCGCCGGGCCGGCCGGTGGGCCCGGCGCCGCCCCACGACCCCCCGCAGCAACCGGAGCAGCAGTTGA
- a CDS encoding ABC transporter permease, protein MLRYLAQRLAYYAVLLVAAVFLSYALSSGALQPRTYFEAKVPRPAAASIDRQLTALNLNDRTPVVERFGRWAGGVLQHGDLGRTIHDTPVNDDFRRRIGVSLRLLLIGSLLGMLLGVAGGAWSAVKQYRITDRALTVVSFVLLSTPVFLLALLLKNGAIAAKDVAGHEVVPFTGYETPGLAGGLGAHLADWGLHLLLPTLSLALGGLATYSRYQRGTMLDVLGSDYLRTAEAKGLTRNRALLKHGLRTAVIPMSTMFAYSFLGIFTGAAFTETIFGWHGMGEWFIQSINEQDVNAVVAVNLFAAVVVLASGFLADTLHAALDPRVRR, encoded by the coding sequence ATGCTCCGCTACCTGGCACAGCGCCTGGCCTACTACGCGGTGCTGCTGGTCGCCGCCGTCTTCCTCTCCTACGCGCTCTCCTCCGGGGCCCTGCAGCCCCGCACCTACTTCGAGGCGAAGGTGCCCCGGCCGGCCGCCGCCTCGATCGACCGCCAGCTCACCGCGCTCAACCTCAACGACCGCACCCCCGTGGTGGAGCGGTTCGGCCGTTGGGCCGGCGGTGTCCTGCAGCACGGCGACCTCGGCCGCACCATCCACGACACCCCGGTGAACGACGACTTCCGCCGCCGGATCGGGGTCTCGCTGCGGCTGCTGCTGATCGGCAGCCTGCTGGGCATGCTGCTCGGGGTGGCCGGCGGCGCCTGGAGCGCCGTCAAGCAGTACCGGATCACCGACCGCGCGCTGACCGTGGTCTCCTTCGTGCTGCTCTCCACCCCGGTCTTCCTGCTGGCGCTGCTCCTGAAGAACGGCGCCATCGCCGCCAAGGACGTCGCCGGCCACGAGGTGGTGCCGTTCACCGGGTACGAGACGCCGGGCCTCGCCGGCGGGCTCGGCGCCCACCTCGCCGACTGGGGCCTGCACCTGCTGCTGCCGACCCTCTCGCTCGCCCTCGGCGGCCTCGCCACGTACAGCCGCTACCAGCGCGGCACCATGCTCGACGTGCTGGGCTCCGACTACCTGCGCACCGCCGAGGCCAAGGGCCTGACCCGCAACCGCGCGCTGCTCAAGCACGGCCTGCGAACCGCCGTGATCCCGATGTCGACGATGTTCGCCTACAGCTTCCTCGGCATCTTCACCGGCGCCGCCTTCACCGAGACGATCTTCGGCTGGCACGGCATGGGCGAATGGTTCATCCAGTCCATCAACGAACAGGACGTCAACGCGGTGGTCGCCGTCAACCTCTTCGCGGCGGTGGTGGTGCTCGCCTCCGGCTTCCTCGCCGACACCCTGCACGCCGCCCTGGACCCGAGGGTGCGCCGCTGA
- a CDS encoding ABC transporter family substrate-binding protein — translation MDATATARRITRAAALAAALALAATGCGSGGGGSADGAARSEPPSQGTNDINPKSPDQVKDGGEVRYALYQWITQWNPYQVDGNYGDAVEIMRALEPSLFRVDASGTFQPVADYLVEAKVTATSPQVVTYKLNPKAKWSDGKPLSQLDFKAVWQASSGKDPAYNIANPAGYELISGVEQGADPSEVKVTFAEPYADWQNLFRPLLPAAGIATPDDFNKGWVEKIPITAGPFRIGVADKTAQTLQLVPDPGWWGEKPKLDKVTYRVMTQAATTQAFLNNEIDLAAAGTATAYGQLKDAKDAVVRSASPWDEVHISFGGGGALADLKVRQGLGRALDRQSLIKIANNGVPVDFKLLGNHIFMPNQAGYQDNSGDWGRFDLAAAKKLLDEAGWKEAGPGRPRTKDGQALELHWILNDGTTQAQVDLATAAQNMWLAAGVKVDVDKVPSNDFFGKYVNQGKFDIASWRNTDSFPLSTSLSNFRLPQGDNVFGNFSKLGSPEIDALLKKAAGTVDPAEAAKLYNAADARIWELGHTVELYQRPSVLAVRKGLANDGAFGLASGDLARIGWEK, via the coding sequence ATGGACGCAACCGCCACCGCCCGCCGGATCACCAGGGCGGCCGCCCTCGCCGCCGCCCTGGCGCTGGCCGCCACCGGGTGCGGCTCGGGGGGCGGCGGTTCGGCCGACGGCGCGGCCAGGAGCGAGCCGCCGAGCCAGGGCACCAACGACATCAACCCCAAGTCGCCGGACCAGGTCAAGGACGGCGGCGAGGTCCGCTACGCGCTCTACCAGTGGATCACCCAGTGGAACCCGTACCAGGTGGACGGCAACTACGGGGACGCCGTCGAGATCATGCGGGCCCTGGAGCCCAGCCTGTTCCGGGTGGACGCGAGCGGCACCTTCCAGCCGGTGGCCGACTACCTGGTCGAGGCCAAGGTGACCGCCACCTCCCCGCAGGTGGTCACCTACAAGCTCAACCCGAAGGCCAAATGGTCCGACGGCAAGCCGCTGAGCCAGCTGGACTTCAAGGCCGTCTGGCAGGCCAGCAGCGGCAAGGACCCGGCGTACAACATCGCCAACCCGGCGGGCTACGAGCTGATCTCCGGGGTCGAGCAGGGCGCGGACCCGAGCGAGGTCAAGGTCACCTTCGCCGAGCCGTACGCGGACTGGCAGAACCTGTTCCGGCCGCTGCTCCCGGCGGCCGGCATCGCCACCCCCGACGACTTCAACAAGGGCTGGGTCGAGAAGATCCCGATCACCGCCGGCCCGTTCCGGATCGGCGTCGCGGACAAGACCGCGCAGACCCTGCAACTCGTCCCGGACCCCGGCTGGTGGGGCGAGAAGCCCAAGCTGGACAAGGTCACCTACCGGGTGATGACCCAGGCGGCCACCACCCAGGCCTTCCTCAACAACGAGATCGACCTCGCGGCGGCGGGCACCGCGACGGCCTACGGGCAGCTGAAGGACGCCAAGGACGCGGTCGTCCGCTCCGCCAGCCCCTGGGACGAGGTGCACATCTCCTTCGGAGGCGGCGGCGCGCTGGCGGACCTGAAGGTGCGCCAGGGCCTCGGCCGGGCGCTGGACCGGCAGTCACTGATCAAGATCGCCAACAACGGCGTACCGGTGGACTTCAAGCTGCTCGGCAACCACATCTTCATGCCCAACCAGGCCGGCTACCAGGACAACTCCGGTGACTGGGGCCGGTTCGACCTCGCGGCGGCGAAGAAGCTGCTCGACGAGGCGGGCTGGAAGGAGGCCGGCCCGGGCCGGCCGCGCACCAAGGACGGCCAGGCACTGGAACTCCACTGGATCCTCAACGACGGCACCACCCAGGCCCAGGTCGACCTGGCCACCGCCGCCCAGAACATGTGGCTGGCGGCCGGTGTCAAGGTCGACGTCGACAAGGTGCCGAGCAACGACTTCTTCGGCAAGTACGTCAACCAGGGCAAGTTCGACATCGCGAGCTGGCGCAACACCGACTCGTTCCCGCTCTCCACCAGCCTGTCCAACTTCCGGCTGCCGCAGGGCGACAACGTGTTCGGCAACTTCTCCAAGCTGGGATCGCCGGAGATCGACGCGCTGCTGAAGAAGGCCGCCGGCACGGTCGACCCGGCCGAGGCCGCCAAGCTCTACAACGCGGCCGACGCCAGGATCTGGGAGCTCGGGCACACCGTCGAGCTCTACCAGCGGCCCTCCGTGCTGGCCGTCCGCAAGGGCCTCGCCAACGACGGCGCCTTCGGCCTGGCGAGCGGGGACCTCGCCCGGATCGGCTGGGAGAAGTAG
- a CDS encoding low temperature requirement protein A translates to MTSGPAAPRPHHPYPRPVQRMVPRSRDEPHRSATPLELFFDLCFVVAVAQAGRELAHDLAEGHLHVALVGYLFAFFAIWWAWMNFTWFASAYDCDDVPYRITTLVQITGVLILAAGVPRMFADQDLTLAVTGYVVMRLAMVTQWLRAAAGEEGAARTVALRYAVGIALVQVGWVLVLLVPEDVRPYVVPLGILAELAVPVIAELTTRTSWHPHHIAERYGLFTLIVLGETVAAATVAMQSAVDEHEALGELIPIAIGGILLCFAAWWIYFARPVEDILASNRQAFLWGYGHYLVFGSAAAIGAGLEVAVEQAVGKAHISAAAATAAVTVPGAVYLFTVWLLHARHGKSGAARAVLPVAAVAVLGCTLLGGSGVLAAGLVAAATVAVGVALHARED, encoded by the coding sequence ATGACCAGCGGACCCGCCGCACCCCGCCCGCACCACCCGTACCCCCGGCCGGTCCAACGGATGGTCCCGCGCAGCCGGGACGAGCCGCACCGATCCGCGACCCCGCTGGAACTCTTCTTCGACCTCTGCTTCGTGGTCGCCGTCGCGCAGGCCGGGCGGGAACTCGCCCACGACCTCGCGGAGGGGCACCTGCACGTGGCACTGGTCGGCTACCTGTTCGCCTTCTTCGCGATCTGGTGGGCCTGGATGAACTTCACCTGGTTCGCCTCCGCCTACGACTGCGACGACGTCCCGTACCGGATCACCACGCTCGTCCAGATCACCGGCGTGCTGATCCTCGCGGCCGGCGTGCCCCGGATGTTCGCCGACCAGGACCTCACCCTGGCCGTCACCGGGTACGTGGTGATGCGGCTCGCCATGGTCACCCAGTGGCTGCGGGCCGCCGCCGGCGAGGAGGGCGCCGCCCGGACGGTCGCCCTGCGGTACGCGGTCGGGATCGCCCTCGTCCAGGTCGGCTGGGTACTGGTGCTCCTGGTGCCGGAGGACGTCCGCCCGTACGTCGTCCCGCTGGGCATCCTCGCCGAGCTCGCCGTCCCGGTGATCGCCGAGCTGACCACCCGGACCAGCTGGCACCCGCACCACATCGCCGAACGGTACGGGCTGTTCACCCTGATCGTGCTCGGCGAGACGGTGGCGGCCGCGACCGTCGCCATGCAGTCCGCCGTGGACGAGCACGAGGCCCTGGGGGAGCTGATCCCGATCGCGATCGGCGGCATCCTGCTCTGCTTCGCCGCCTGGTGGATCTACTTCGCCCGCCCGGTCGAGGACATCCTGGCCTCCAACCGGCAGGCCTTCCTCTGGGGCTACGGCCACTACCTGGTGTTCGGGTCCGCCGCCGCGATCGGCGCCGGACTGGAGGTGGCGGTCGAACAGGCCGTCGGCAAGGCCCACATCTCCGCCGCCGCCGCGACCGCCGCCGTCACCGTCCCCGGCGCCGTCTACCTGTTCACCGTCTGGCTGCTGCACGCCCGCCACGGCAAGTCCGGCGCGGCCCGGGCCGTGCTGCCGGTCGCCGCGGTCGCGGTGCTGGGCTGCACCTTGCTCGGGGGGTCGGGCGTCCTCGCGGCCGGCCTGGTCGCGGCGGCGACGGTGGCGGTGGGGGTGGCCCTGCACGCCCGGGAGGACTGA